In Nonlabens agnitus, the DNA window CAAAAGTTCTAAAAAGTGGAACCGTTTGTACGTGCTGGTGATCGTCGCTAACCTGATGTTTGCCGTGGCATTCTACATTCTAAGCTCGGTTTATGGGAATAGCTGATTGGTTTTCAGGAAACCTGGGTGAACTGTCTATGGTGGACTGGTTCATACTTGCCTCTACCCTAGCATTTATCGTGCTTTATGGCGTTTATAAAACTCGTGGGAAACAGACCAGCGAGCAATACATCAAAGGTGGCGACGCGCGCTGGTGGACGGTAGGCTTATCTGTCATGGCTACACAAGCAAGCGCTATCACCTTTTTGAGTACTCCAGGACAAGCATATACTGATGGGATGGAGTTTGTCCAGTTTTACTTTGGACTGCCCATTGCCGTCATCATTATTTGCGTCACGTTCATTCCCATTTATCATAAGCTTAAGGTGTACACGGCTTATGAGTTTTTGGAAAAGCGGTTTGATGTCAAAACCAGATCACTGGCCTCTATCCTATTCTTGATCCAGCGTGGACTCGCAGCAGGAATCACCATCTATGCGCCAGCTATCATCTTAAGTGCGGTATTGAACTGGGAACTGAAATACCTCAACATTGTGATAGGCATTTTGGTGATCATCTACACGGTTTCTGGTGGTACCAAAGCCGTCAACGTTACCCAAAAACAACAAATGATTGTCATCATGGCTGGAATGGTAACGGCATTTGTGCTTATTGTGACTCAACTTCCAGACAGCGTTTCTTTTGATAATGCGTTGACGATGGCCGGCAACGCGGACAAAATGAAAATACTTGATTTTGATTTTTCGCTTGACGATCGGTATAATGTATGGACGGCATTATTTGGCGCGAGTTTTTTGATGCTTAGTTATTTTGGAACTGATCAGTCACAAGTGCAGCGTTATTTATCCGGAAAGTCGGTGAAGCAAATGCGTATAGGTTTGCTATTTAATGGTTTGCTTAAAGTCCCAATGCAATTCTTTATCCTGATGGTAGGTGTGATGGTTTTTGTGTTTTACCAATTCAATTCTACACCACTTAATTTCAATCCAGCCGCCGAAAAAGCCGTTCTAGAAAGTGAATATGCCAGCGATTACAAAGAATTGCAACAGGCGCACACCAGTATTCTTCAAGAAAAGCAAGAGAAACAGATCGTTTATGGAAAACTCTTGGAAAATGGCACATCTGCAGAGTCTAACCTTTTAAGCAACGAATTAAAAGACCTTAGAAACACCGAAGAACTCAACAGGGAGAAAGCCCGCGAACTTATTACCAAAGCAGACCCTAGCGCAGAAACCAACGATAAGGATTTTGTCTTCATCAATTTCATTCTCAACCATTTGCCCAAAGGGCTGATCGGTCTCTTGCTGGCAGTCATTATCAGTGCGGCGATGTCTTCTACAGCATCAGAATTAAACGCGTTATCATCCACCACGACCATTGATATTTACAAGCGTTTTAAAGGCGCCGGCAAGGATGACGATCACTTTGTAACGGCAAGTAAGTGGTTCACCTTGTTATGGGGAATTATCGCGATCACCTTTGCTAGTATAGTATCGCTGTTTGATAATTTGATTCAATTGGTAAACATCATTGGATCCCTATTTTACGGAACCATTCTTGGAATTTTCCTCGTAGCCTTTTATTTCAAACAAATCAAGGGAAGAGCGATATTCATCGCTGCATTAATTTCAGAAGCTGTGGTCGTAGCGTGCTACCTTGTCGACCTAGCAGATAACGGCATTAAGATCCTACCATTCTTATGGCTGAATCCTTTAGGAGCCTTGCTTACTATAGCACTGGCATTGATCATCCAAACCGGCTGGAGTGATAGTTCCCTTAAACCACAACCTATTCTGGAAGACAAGTAGTTTTTTAAAATTACTCCACAAAAAAACCGTTACGGCAGGACCGTAACGGATTTTTAATTCTCTAAAAGAATGGATTTATTTCAACTTTGAAGTCAAGTTTACTTTTGCTTTGAATAGCTTGGACACTGGACAAACTTCTTTTGCCTTGTTGGCAATTTCTTCAAATTTATCAGCGCTTATTTCTGGAACCTCACCGGTAAGATCGAGATCTACAGTCGTGATTTCGCCATCTTCGAAATGTACTTTTGCGTTAGTGTGTAGTTTGGTCGCGGTAAAACCTTCTTCATTAAGTAAAAAACTTAACTGCATGGTATAACAACCTGCATGTGCTGCTCCCAATAATTCTTCTGGGTTGGTACCTTTTTGCTCGCCTTCAAATCTTGTCCCAAACGAGTATGGCACATCCACCATTACTTTACTATCTGTCGATATGTGGCCTTTACCTTCTTTACCAGTTCCTTGCCACTGTGCTTCTGCTTTTCTTGAAAATTTCATAATCTTATTGTTTTGCATAAAAATAAGATTGGAACGTACTCCTGCAATGGGCTTTAACTAAGGTTTATCGCATTAAAAAAGCCGCTTCCTATTGAGAAACGGCTTTTTGATGAGTTCGCTTTCGCGAAAGCGAAACTTATATCCTTACATCTTCACACCCCATTCTTCCAGAGAGATCTTGTTCAATCTTACATAATCTGGATTAGGTGCGGCAGCAGCTAGCTCTAACGATTTCTTGGCACTTGCAATAGCCTTGTCCTTATTACCCATTTGAGCTTCCATTAGGGACTTGCTTCTCCACATCCAGTAAGCATTTGGGTTTTTCTCAACGGCCTTGTTGATCCACTCATAAGCCTGATTCATGTCCTTACCGCTCTCCATATAAAAAGTTGCTGCACTGTAATAGTCACCAGCAGATGGACCAGACATAATACGGTTGATGCTTTGCAAGGTCTTCTCATCAGTAGGAACGACCATAGGAACGCTTACCATGGTTTGATCCCATTTGATCTCAAGATCTGCACCATTCATGGTCAAGTTGTTGATTTCAATGGTGAAGTTTTCCTGCTTATTAGCCGTTTTTACTGGAGTTGCCATAACACTAGCAGCCACAAGGTTCTCATCCCAATCTTGAGGTGTACCCCAATTGTCTGTATTGGCATAGAAAATAATTTCCCATTGGTCCTTTCCTGGCTTGCTATACAATGCATAGCTTCCTGCCGCTAGTTTAGCGCCACCAACGGTGACATCGTCAGAGAAGGTTACGACGGTATTCTCATTAGCACCTGTTCTCCACAATTGATCGTAAGGCACCAAACTACCAAAGATCGCGCGATCTCTCATGGCTGGTCTAGAGTATTCCAGGGTCACATCTGTCAAACCTACGGTTTGAACAACCATGGCACTAGGGCTGGGCTGTGGTGATTCTATTTGTGCATTCAAGGTCACACTCATTGCGCAACATAGAAGAAGTAAAAGAATTCGGTTCATTTTCATAGTTTTTATTTTAAGGTTTAGGATCAAGCTTTGGCGCTTGAAAAGAAAATCATTTTTATGGCTACTAACAGGAGTACAAATCCGAAGATCTTTTTAAGCACCTGCTGATTGAGATTAATTGCAATTTTTGATCCAAAATAACCGCCTACCACAAAGGCAACGGCTATGATCAATGCATAGCGCCAGTCCAGATAATGACCGCTGCTGTGATAAGTATAAGCCGCAATAAAGGTAACTGGAACAGCGAGTACTGCTAAGCTCATACCTTGAGCCTGGTACTGATCATATCCCAAAAACCAGATCGCCAGCGGTACCATTACAACGCCACCGCCTACTCCTACACTACCGCTCAAAAACCCAGCTATCAAGCCTAAAAGCAATAGCAGTAATATTATCTCTAATGTCATCTTGCCTAATTTCATATTATAACAATGGTGCCCACAATCTACAAAAAGACTCTTTGAATTTATACGTTTTGGAACGATCTAGCCACTTTTCTAGATCCAGCGTCTGGCAGTCTTTTAAATCTTCATCAAATTTCTGGTCCAGACTTTTTGCTGTTTCTGCATCAAAAATAAGGGCATTGATCTCAAAATTAATATCAAAGCTACGGTAATCCATATTACAGGTTCCTATGGTCAAAAACTTGTTGTCTACCACCATGGTTTTTGCGTGCAGCATTCCTTTGCAATACCAGTGGATCTTGATACCGCTTTCCATGATTTCTTCAAAGTAGGATCTGGAAGCGTAGCGTGCTGCCCAACTGTCTCCTATTCTAGGCAGCATGATCTCTACATTGATTCCAGATCTGGCGGCACTTTTCAAGGCGATTAGAATCGCCTCGTTGGGAATAAAATAGGGTGTCGTGATGCGTATGGATTCTTCGGCGCTGTTGATTCCTGCAAAGATGGCTTCCATAATGTTTGCCCAGTCAGTGTCTGGACCACTGGCAGCAATTTGTACCGCTTTGTTTTCCTTCTCATC includes these proteins:
- a CDS encoding sodium:solute symporter, which encodes MGIADWFSGNLGELSMVDWFILASTLAFIVLYGVYKTRGKQTSEQYIKGGDARWWTVGLSVMATQASAITFLSTPGQAYTDGMEFVQFYFGLPIAVIIICVTFIPIYHKLKVYTAYEFLEKRFDVKTRSLASILFLIQRGLAAGITIYAPAIILSAVLNWELKYLNIVIGILVIIYTVSGGTKAVNVTQKQQMIVIMAGMVTAFVLIVTQLPDSVSFDNALTMAGNADKMKILDFDFSLDDRYNVWTALFGASFLMLSYFGTDQSQVQRYLSGKSVKQMRIGLLFNGLLKVPMQFFILMVGVMVFVFYQFNSTPLNFNPAAEKAVLESEYASDYKELQQAHTSILQEKQEKQIVYGKLLENGTSAESNLLSNELKDLRNTEELNREKARELITKADPSAETNDKDFVFINFILNHLPKGLIGLLLAVIISAAMSSTASELNALSSTTTIDIYKRFKGAGKDDDHFVTASKWFTLLWGIIAITFASIVSLFDNLIQLVNIIGSLFYGTILGIFLVAFYFKQIKGRAIFIAALISEAVVVACYLVDLADNGIKILPFLWLNPLGALLTIALALIIQTGWSDSSLKPQPILEDK
- a CDS encoding OsmC family protein, whose product is MKFSRKAEAQWQGTGKEGKGHISTDSKVMVDVPYSFGTRFEGEQKGTNPEELLGAAHAGCYTMQLSFLLNEEGFTATKLHTNAKVHFEDGEITTVDLDLTGEVPEISADKFEEIANKAKEVCPVSKLFKAKVNLTSKLK
- a CDS encoding DUF2911 domain-containing protein, whose protein sequence is MNRILLLLLCCAMSVTLNAQIESPQPSPSAMVVQTVGLTDVTLEYSRPAMRDRAIFGSLVPYDQLWRTGANENTVVTFSDDVTVGGAKLAAGSYALYSKPGKDQWEIIFYANTDNWGTPQDWDENLVAASVMATPVKTANKQENFTIEINNLTMNGADLEIKWDQTMVSVPMVVPTDEKTLQSINRIMSGPSAGDYYSAATFYMESGKDMNQAYEWINKAVEKNPNAYWMWRSKSLMEAQMGNKDKAIASAKKSLELAAAAPNPDYVRLNKISLEEWGVKM
- a CDS encoding sulfite exporter TauE/SafE family protein: MTLEIILLLLLLGLIAGFLSGSVGVGGGVVMVPLAIWFLGYDQYQAQGMSLAVLAVPVTFIAAYTYHSSGHYLDWRYALIIAVAFVVGGYFGSKIAINLNQQVLKKIFGFVLLLVAIKMIFFSSAKA